A genomic segment from Actinoplanes sichuanensis encodes:
- a CDS encoding sodium-translocating pyrophosphatase, which yields MSGRLILAAEGGGVSLSGSNVTFVVVALVFALVALGFAAAFVQSVLRTARGTPKMQEIAGAVQEGASAYLFRQFKTLGIFVVIAVVLLFLLPVHETDNETWVKIGRSLFFIVGAVFSSFIGGAGMALATRANLRVAAAAGEKGGRETAMGIAFRTGGVVGFLTVGLGLFGGALVVLIFRGDAPTVLEGFGFGAALLAMFMRVGGGIFTKAADVGADLVGKVEQGIPEDDPRNAATIADNVGDNVGDCAGMAADLFESYAVTLVAALILGSAAFGQDGLIFPLIVSTIGVLIAIIGVFITRLRASDRNGLTAINRAFYISAAISAIAVAVVSFLYLPNSFAGFGDAGIAEDILNSGQNPQLVAVGAVVIGIVLAAAIQALTGYFTETNRRPVQDIGKSSQTGAATVVLAGISVGLESAVYSALLLGAGVFGAFLLGGSSLTLSLFAVALAGTGLLTTVGVIVAMDTFGPISDNAQGIAEMSGDVDEHGAQILTELDAVGNTTKAITKGIAIATAVLAATALFGSYTNSLASALTEAGVTNVGDEILQQLNISNPRSLVGLLIGAAVVFLFSGLAINAVSRSAGAVVMEVRRQFREFPGIMDGTQRPEYGRVVDICTRDAQRELLTPGLLAIMAPIAVGFGLGPGALAAYLAGAIGAGTLMAVFLSNSGGAWDNAKKLVEDGSFGGKGSEAHEATIIGDTVGDPFKDTAGPAINPLLKVMNLVSLLIAPAVVTWSYGSDANTPLRIGVAILAVAVVTAAVVWSKRKPVAIGDDSSSASAAGAADTARAVQDARTTEASRVKDNV from the coding sequence ATGTCCGGGAGATTGATACTCGCCGCCGAGGGTGGCGGGGTATCCCTGAGCGGGTCAAACGTCACATTCGTCGTCGTCGCGCTGGTGTTCGCCCTCGTGGCGCTCGGTTTCGCCGCCGCGTTCGTCCAATCCGTGCTGCGTACCGCCCGCGGCACACCGAAGATGCAGGAGATCGCGGGCGCCGTACAGGAAGGCGCCTCGGCGTACCTGTTCCGGCAGTTCAAGACGCTGGGCATCTTCGTCGTCATCGCGGTCGTCCTGCTGTTCCTCCTACCGGTGCACGAGACCGACAACGAGACCTGGGTCAAGATCGGCCGCTCGCTGTTCTTCATCGTCGGCGCGGTGTTCAGCTCGTTCATCGGTGGCGCCGGCATGGCCCTGGCCACCCGGGCCAACCTGCGGGTCGCAGCCGCGGCCGGGGAGAAGGGCGGCCGGGAGACGGCGATGGGTATCGCCTTCCGCACCGGTGGTGTGGTCGGCTTCCTCACCGTCGGCCTCGGCCTGTTCGGTGGCGCGCTGGTCGTGCTGATCTTCCGCGGTGACGCGCCGACCGTCCTGGAGGGATTCGGTTTCGGTGCGGCTCTGCTGGCCATGTTCATGCGGGTCGGTGGCGGCATCTTCACCAAGGCCGCGGACGTCGGCGCGGACCTGGTCGGCAAGGTCGAGCAGGGTATCCCGGAGGACGACCCGCGCAACGCGGCGACCATCGCCGACAACGTGGGCGACAACGTCGGTGACTGTGCCGGCATGGCCGCCGACCTGTTCGAGTCCTACGCGGTCACCCTGGTGGCGGCACTGATCCTGGGTTCGGCCGCGTTCGGCCAGGACGGTCTGATCTTCCCGCTGATCGTCTCCACGATCGGTGTGCTGATCGCGATCATCGGTGTCTTCATCACCCGGCTGCGGGCCAGTGACCGTAACGGTCTCACCGCGATCAACCGGGCGTTCTACATCTCGGCCGCGATCTCGGCGATCGCGGTGGCCGTGGTCAGCTTCCTCTACCTGCCGAACAGCTTCGCCGGGTTCGGTGACGCCGGCATCGCCGAGGACATCCTGAACAGCGGCCAGAACCCGCAGCTCGTCGCGGTCGGCGCGGTTGTGATCGGCATCGTGCTGGCCGCCGCCATCCAGGCGCTGACCGGCTACTTCACCGAGACGAACCGCCGCCCGGTGCAGGACATCGGTAAGTCGTCGCAGACCGGCGCGGCCACCGTCGTGCTGGCCGGCATCAGCGTCGGCCTGGAGTCGGCGGTCTACTCGGCGCTGTTGCTCGGCGCCGGTGTCTTCGGCGCCTTCCTGCTCGGTGGCTCGTCGCTCACCCTGTCGCTGTTCGCGGTCGCGTTGGCCGGTACCGGCCTGCTGACCACCGTCGGCGTGATTGTGGCGATGGACACGTTCGGCCCGATCTCGGACAACGCGCAGGGCATCGCCGAGATGTCCGGTGACGTCGACGAGCACGGCGCGCAGATCCTCACCGAGCTGGACGCGGTCGGCAACACCACGAAGGCGATCACCAAGGGCATCGCCATCGCCACCGCGGTCCTGGCCGCCACGGCGCTGTTCGGGTCGTACACCAACAGCCTGGCCAGCGCGCTGACCGAGGCCGGCGTGACGAACGTCGGCGACGAGATCCTGCAGCAGCTGAACATCTCGAACCCGCGCAGCCTGGTCGGTCTGCTGATCGGCGCGGCGGTGGTGTTCCTCTTCTCCGGCCTGGCGATCAACGCGGTGTCCCGTTCGGCGGGTGCCGTGGTGATGGAGGTCCGCCGCCAGTTCCGGGAGTTCCCCGGCATCATGGACGGCACGCAGCGCCCGGAGTACGGCCGGGTCGTCGACATCTGCACCCGGGACGCACAGCGTGAGCTGCTCACCCCGGGTCTGCTGGCGATCATGGCGCCGATCGCGGTGGGCTTCGGTCTGGGCCCCGGCGCTCTCGCGGCGTACCTGGCCGGTGCGATCGGTGCGGGCACGCTGATGGCGGTCTTCCTGTCCAACTCCGGCGGCGCGTGGGACAACGCGAAGAAGCTGGTGGAGGACGGATCGTTCGGCGGCAAGGGCTCCGAGGCACACGAGGCGACGATCATCGGCGACACCGTCGGTGACCCGTTCAAGGACACCGCCGGTCCGGCGATCAACCCGCTGCTCAAGGTGATGAACCTGGTCTCGCTGCTGATCGCCCCGGCCGTGGTGACCTGGAGCTACGGCTCGGACGCGAACACGCCGCTGCGGATCGGCGTGGCGATCCTCGCGGTCGCGGTGGTGACCGCCGCCGTGGTCTGGAGCAAGCGCAAGCCGGTCGCGATCGGTGACGACAGCTCGTCGGCCTCGGCCGCCGGCGCCGCCGACACCGCCCGCGCGGTCCAGGACGCCCGCACCACCGAGGCGTCCCGGGTCAAGGACAACGTCTGA
- a CDS encoding ATP-binding protein, whose amino-acid sequence MMATVRLSFSPAPVHVRTARLVGVAVARRAGVAEELLDEVRLAIGEACTRAVTLHRQYGLTDLVTVEMSDSDSYTVRVIDHAPIEASVGLAKLPPDELAAESLTDDALTTGVGFALLAGFVDDLQVRPVDDGPGTEVRMVWPVTRR is encoded by the coding sequence GTGATGGCTACCGTTCGGCTCTCCTTCTCACCGGCCCCGGTGCACGTGCGCACCGCTCGGCTCGTCGGCGTCGCCGTCGCGCGCCGCGCCGGGGTCGCGGAGGAGTTGCTCGACGAGGTCCGGCTCGCCATCGGTGAGGCCTGCACCCGGGCGGTCACCCTGCACCGGCAGTATGGTCTGACCGACCTCGTCACCGTCGAGATGTCCGACTCGGACTCGTACACCGTCCGCGTGATCGACCACGCGCCGATCGAGGCGAGCGTGGGCCTGGCGAAACTGCCTCCGGACGAGCTGGCTGCCGAGTCGCTGACCGACGACGCGCTGACCACCGGCGTCGGCTTCGCGCTGCTCGCCGGTTTCGTCGACGACCTCCAGGTGCGGCCGGTGGACGACGGCCCGGGCACCGAGGTCCGGATGGTCTGGCCGGTCACCCGCCGCTGA
- a CDS encoding STAS domain-containing protein → MELSLTTRTVAGHTVLEVGGEVDVYTAPRLRERLIELVDAGARDVVVDLERVDFLDSTGLGVLVGALKRLRTAHGTFGLVCAKEPLLKIFRITALDQVFPIFPTVDAATERDGSGPAS, encoded by the coding sequence ATGGAGCTGTCTCTCACGACACGGACCGTCGCCGGGCACACCGTGCTCGAGGTCGGCGGTGAGGTCGACGTTTACACCGCCCCCCGGCTGCGTGAGCGCCTCATCGAGCTGGTGGACGCGGGTGCGCGTGATGTGGTCGTCGATCTGGAGCGGGTCGACTTCCTCGACTCCACCGGGCTCGGCGTGCTGGTCGGCGCCCTCAAGCGGCTGCGTACGGCACATGGCACCTTCGGCCTGGTCTGCGCCAAGGAGCCACTTCTCAAGATCTTCCGGATCACCGCGCTGGATCAGGTCTTCCCGATCTTCCCGACGGTCGATGCGGCGACGGAGCGCGACGGCAGCGGTCCCGCTTCGTGA
- a CDS encoding DEAD/DEAH box helicase encodes MQCVTSTAFGPAELLHRLRARGSGTAVSPVTHIERVPAREGRTAPWPAWADPTVRDAFVAQGIGMPWEHQAAAATLAWEGTHVVLATGTASGKSLAYQLPALNALATDPRATVLYLSPTKALAADQLRGVARLGLDGVRPATYDGDTPREEREWIRQHARFVLTNPDMLHHSILPGHGRWGVFLRRLRYVVIDECHTYRGVFGSHVAHVLRRLRRATARYGASPTFILASATSGDPGGSAARLTGLPVTEITSDASPRGAVTFALWEPPLLPQSSAASASPADSASPASDDLDFGQPIRRSALRETADLLTDSVIAGTRTIAFVRSRRGAEVIASTARQSLNEAVPGLGDRVAAYRGGYLREDRRAIERALLSGELLGLASTNALELGVDLTGLDAVLICGYPGTRASLWQQAGRAGRAGDEALAVLIARDDPLDTYLVHHPEAVFGRPVEATVLDPGNPYVLGPQLCSAASEAPLTDADLDLFGGHALVEQLTAEGLLRRRPSGWYWTHRGRPEVDLRGTGGAPVSVVEAATGRLLGTVDHGSSHAMLHPGAVYLHQGVTFVVDDLDLEDAIALVHQEEPDWTTHARDVTNLSVVNVRSYVDAGPVGLFLGDVDVTNQVVSYQRRRLGSGEVIDTRPLDLPVRELRTVAVWFTVSPQALAAAGVEPGEIPGALHAAEHAGIGLLPLIATCDRWDIGGLSTAGHADTEAPTVFVYDGHPGGAGFAERAYGTAAEWLRATREAISSCGCEAGCPSCVQSPKCGNGNNPLNKEDAVKVLDIVLGAL; translated from the coding sequence GTGCAATGCGTGACCTCAACCGCTTTCGGTCCTGCTGAGCTGCTGCACCGGCTGCGGGCCCGTGGCAGTGGGACGGCAGTGTCCCCGGTCACACACATCGAGCGAGTGCCCGCCCGCGAGGGCCGTACGGCGCCGTGGCCGGCGTGGGCCGACCCGACCGTACGGGACGCCTTCGTCGCGCAGGGAATCGGCATGCCGTGGGAGCATCAGGCGGCCGCGGCCACCCTCGCCTGGGAGGGCACGCACGTCGTGCTGGCCACCGGCACCGCGTCGGGCAAGTCCCTCGCGTACCAGCTGCCGGCGCTGAACGCGCTCGCCACGGACCCTAGAGCGACAGTGCTCTATCTGTCACCCACCAAGGCGCTCGCCGCCGACCAGCTCCGCGGGGTGGCCCGGCTCGGGCTGGACGGGGTGCGGCCGGCCACGTACGACGGTGACACCCCGCGCGAGGAGCGGGAGTGGATCCGGCAGCACGCCCGGTTCGTGCTGACCAATCCGGACATGCTGCACCACAGCATCCTGCCCGGCCATGGGCGCTGGGGAGTGTTCCTGCGCAGGTTGCGGTATGTGGTGATCGACGAATGTCACACCTATCGCGGCGTGTTCGGGTCGCATGTGGCGCACGTGCTGCGGCGGTTGCGGCGGGCCACCGCGCGGTACGGGGCGTCGCCGACATTCATCCTCGCGTCGGCGACATCCGGCGATCCGGGCGGCTCGGCGGCCCGACTGACCGGCCTTCCGGTGACAGAGATCACTTCTGATGCGTCCCCCCGGGGGGCCGTCACCTTCGCCCTCTGGGAGCCCCCGCTGCTGCCGCAGTCCTCCGCAGCCTCCGCCTCCCCCGCGGACTCCGCCTCCCCCGCGTCTGATGATCTTGATTTCGGGCAGCCGATTCGGCGATCAGCCCTGCGCGAAACCGCCGATCTGCTCACCGACTCCGTGATCGCCGGTACCCGGACGATCGCGTTCGTCCGGTCCCGACGCGGGGCCGAGGTGATCGCGTCGACAGCCCGGCAGTCGCTGAACGAGGCGGTGCCCGGGCTCGGCGATCGGGTGGCCGCCTACCGGGGCGGATACCTGCGCGAGGACCGGCGGGCCATCGAGCGGGCGCTGCTCTCCGGCGAACTGCTCGGGCTGGCGTCCACCAACGCGCTCGAACTCGGCGTCGACCTGACCGGGCTGGACGCCGTGCTGATCTGCGGCTATCCGGGCACCCGGGCGTCGCTCTGGCAGCAGGCGGGTCGGGCCGGGCGGGCCGGTGACGAGGCGCTCGCGGTGCTCATCGCCCGCGACGATCCACTCGACACGTACCTGGTGCACCATCCGGAGGCGGTGTTCGGGCGGCCGGTCGAGGCGACCGTGCTGGATCCGGGTAACCCGTACGTGCTCGGCCCGCAGCTCTGCAGCGCCGCCTCCGAGGCACCCCTCACCGACGCCGACCTGGACCTGTTCGGCGGCCACGCGCTCGTCGAGCAGCTCACCGCCGAAGGCCTGCTGCGGCGCCGGCCGTCCGGCTGGTATTGGACCCATCGCGGGCGGCCCGAGGTCGACCTGCGCGGGACCGGCGGGGCACCGGTGTCGGTGGTCGAGGCGGCCACCGGACGACTGCTCGGCACCGTCGACCACGGGTCGTCGCACGCGATGCTCCATCCCGGGGCGGTCTACCTGCATCAGGGCGTCACGTTCGTGGTCGACGACCTCGATCTGGAGGACGCCATCGCGCTGGTGCACCAGGAGGAACCGGACTGGACCACGCACGCCCGGGACGTGACGAACCTGTCGGTGGTGAACGTCCGGTCGTACGTGGACGCCGGCCCGGTCGGCCTGTTCCTGGGTGACGTCGACGTCACCAACCAGGTCGTCTCCTACCAGCGGCGGCGGCTCGGCAGCGGCGAGGTGATCGACACTCGTCCCCTCGATCTGCCGGTGCGTGAGCTGCGTACGGTCGCGGTCTGGTTCACCGTGTCGCCGCAGGCGCTGGCCGCCGCCGGGGTGGAACCGGGCGAGATCCCCGGGGCGCTGCATGCGGCCGAACACGCCGGGATCGGTCTGCTGCCGCTGATCGCCACCTGCGACAGGTGGGACATCGGCGGGCTGTCCACGGCCGGTCACGCCGACACCGAGGCACCGACCGTCTTCGTCTACGACGGTCACCCGGGTGGCGCGGGGTTCGCCGAGCGCGCCTACGGGACGGCGGCCGAGTGGCTGCGGGCCACCCGGGAGGCGATCTCCTCGTGCGGGTGCGAGGCCGGGTGTCCCTCATGCGTGCAGTCACCCAAGTGCGGAAACGGAAACAATCCTCTGAATAAAGAGGACGCCGTGAAAGTGCTGGATATCGTGCTCGGCGCACTGTGA
- a CDS encoding acyltransferase family protein, with product MNRDRANTSPRLAALDGLRLFAALAVAVFHLSVSWRLDGQSPPTHYLPDLAPLAAYGFLGVELFFLISGFVIGMSSWRRSLGEFFVSRVSRLYPAYWVCILITVAVVTILPVAGGVPITGIPQPREIAANMTMLHEPLGIPAVDTVYWTLFVELRFYLVFAALVAIGLTYRRTVIFCVTWMIASVIGPTLDSKIINMIAVPEYAPYFIAGIAMFLIHRFGRSPLLFAIIGFSWLVSINRVEHRVADINPGFEVPTWPGIAIVSLCYLLVLVIALGWTDRIRWSWLTTAGALTYPFYLLHQRVGYGLIRHAHERTTLPVWVLLLGAILIVLGLAWLVHRFAERPLSRWLRTVLRRAVADVRRVSEAEAISAAGGSRAGHSEGFPERRAAVGPAPRKPASSSSASPSSDRSVFQDVGR from the coding sequence ATGAATCGAGACCGAGCAAACACCAGTCCTCGCCTCGCGGCACTCGACGGCCTTCGCCTCTTCGCGGCGCTGGCCGTCGCGGTGTTCCATCTCAGCGTCTCCTGGCGCCTCGACGGCCAGAGCCCACCCACGCACTATCTGCCCGACCTCGCGCCGCTCGCCGCCTACGGCTTTCTGGGCGTCGAGCTGTTCTTCCTGATCAGTGGCTTCGTCATCGGTATGAGCAGCTGGCGGCGCAGCCTCGGGGAGTTCTTCGTGTCGCGGGTCAGCCGGCTCTACCCGGCCTACTGGGTGTGCATTCTGATCACCGTGGCGGTGGTCACGATCCTGCCGGTGGCGGGTGGTGTGCCGATCACCGGAATCCCGCAGCCGCGCGAGATCGCGGCCAATATGACCATGCTCCACGAGCCACTCGGCATTCCCGCGGTCGACACGGTCTACTGGACGCTCTTCGTCGAACTCCGGTTCTATCTGGTGTTCGCCGCTCTCGTGGCGATCGGTCTCACGTACCGCCGGACGGTGATTTTCTGTGTCACCTGGATGATCGCCTCGGTGATCGGACCGACTCTCGACAGCAAAATCATCAATATGATCGCCGTCCCGGAATACGCGCCGTATTTCATCGCCGGGATCGCGATGTTCCTGATTCACCGGTTCGGGCGGTCGCCGCTGCTCTTCGCGATCATCGGATTCTCCTGGCTGGTCAGCATCAACCGGGTGGAACACCGGGTGGCCGACATCAACCCCGGCTTCGAGGTGCCGACCTGGCCGGGCATCGCCATCGTGAGCCTCTGCTACCTGCTCGTTCTGGTGATCGCGCTCGGCTGGACCGACCGGATCCGCTGGTCGTGGCTCACCACCGCGGGCGCCCTCACCTATCCCTTCTACCTGCTTCACCAGCGCGTCGGGTACGGCCTGATCCGGCACGCCCACGAACGCACCACGCTGCCGGTGTGGGTCCTCCTCCTCGGCGCGATCCTGATCGTGCTGGGACTGGCGTGGCTCGTGCACCGGTTCGCCGAGCGGCCGCTGAGCCGATGGCTGCGGACCGTGCTGCGCCGGGCGGTCGCCGACGTGCGGCGGGTTTCGGAGGCGGAGGCGATCTCGGCCGCCGGCGGTTCCCGCGCCGGGCACAGCGAAGGGTTCCCGGAGCGCCGGGCCGCCGTCGGCCCGGCACCGCGCAAACCCGCTTCGTCTTCGTCTGCTTCGCCGTCATCGGACAGGTCCGTCTTCCAGGATGTCGGCCGCTGA
- a CDS encoding Rv3654c family TadE-like protein: MRRLRDDRGAASILMLAVGLVLVGVALIVVTGGAARVARHQAGVAADFGALAGGAHTIEGQATACAVARRYVEANHARMLSCTVEGLEIVVRAEVRLRIYPASADVAARAGPIIAVPGPVLLAGDPRPSRIRPDAEGLRPGGPSAADILEDGPVR; the protein is encoded by the coding sequence GTGAGGCGGTTGCGGGACGACCGCGGGGCGGCGTCGATCCTCATGCTGGCGGTGGGCCTGGTGCTGGTCGGAGTGGCCCTGATCGTGGTGACCGGCGGGGCCGCCCGGGTGGCTCGGCACCAAGCCGGGGTGGCGGCGGATTTCGGTGCGTTGGCCGGTGGCGCGCACACCATCGAGGGGCAGGCGACGGCGTGTGCGGTGGCCCGGCGATACGTGGAGGCCAACCACGCCCGGATGCTGTCGTGCACCGTCGAGGGGCTGGAGATCGTCGTCCGCGCCGAGGTCCGGCTCCGGATCTATCCGGCGAGCGCCGATGTCGCCGCCCGGGCCGGCCCGATCATCGCCGTCCCGGGCCCGGTCCTGCTGGCCGGGGACCCGCGGCCGTCACGGATCCGGCCCGACGCCGAAGGGCTCCGACCCGGCGGGCCGTCAGCGGCCGACATCCTGGAAGACGGACCTGTCCGATGA
- a CDS encoding TadE family type IV pilus minor pilin: protein MRQRRQPGCDRGSFTAELAAGLPALMLLLGFGITSVSAIATKMQCLDAAREAALAEARGAAPDAAAAGLAPDGASVRVGGTTESAVAEVSAPIRMFGVDLPGAIVSGDATAAREPDGVTVP, encoded by the coding sequence GTGAGACAGCGCCGGCAGCCCGGCTGTGACCGAGGCTCGTTCACCGCCGAACTCGCGGCCGGGCTGCCGGCGCTCATGCTGCTCCTCGGCTTCGGCATCACCTCGGTCTCGGCGATCGCGACCAAGATGCAGTGCCTCGACGCGGCCCGGGAGGCGGCGCTGGCCGAGGCCCGCGGCGCGGCGCCGGATGCGGCGGCCGCCGGGCTGGCTCCGGACGGCGCGAGCGTACGTGTCGGCGGTACCACGGAGAGCGCCGTGGCCGAGGTGTCCGCGCCGATCCGGATGTTCGGCGTCGACCTGCCGGGCGCGATCGTCAGCGGGGACGCGACCGCCGCCCGCGAGCCGGACGGGGTGACCGTCCCGTGA
- a CDS encoding DUF4244 domain-containing protein, giving the protein MYRLIARYRRLQTEAVDAGMSTAEYAIGTLAAVAFAGVLLKVLTSGPVSAALSGIIGRALK; this is encoded by the coding sequence GTGTACAGACTCATCGCCCGCTACCGGCGGCTCCAGACGGAAGCCGTGGACGCCGGGATGAGCACCGCCGAGTACGCCATCGGCACGCTCGCCGCGGTCGCCTTCGCCGGGGTACTGCTCAAGGTTCTGACGAGCGGCCCGGTGTCGGCGGCGCTCAGCGGAATCATCGGCCGGGCGCTGAAGTGA
- a CDS encoding type II secretion system F family protein, producing the protein MLPRGRRRPLRAVPRRESTERTRLLLSLLAGLAVAGLIGTTWGLAAGVAAGVGTDRFLRGREPAVVRRERQEAHLDLSLGADLLAAALRGGTAVDQSISAVAEALGGPLGDRLQRTARSLRLGAEPAEAWAHLAGVPQAERLVAAAVRSSASGGALAGALERLAGDLRADRAVAIEAAAQRAGVLIVLPLGLCFLPAFLITGLMPTVIAILGDVL; encoded by the coding sequence ATGCTGCCGCGCGGTCGCCGACGACCGCTCCGGGCCGTGCCCCGCCGGGAGTCGACGGAACGGACCCGGTTGCTTCTGTCCCTGCTGGCCGGGCTCGCCGTCGCCGGTCTGATCGGCACCACGTGGGGCCTCGCCGCCGGGGTCGCCGCCGGTGTCGGCACCGACCGATTCCTGCGCGGCCGTGAACCCGCCGTGGTCCGCCGTGAACGCCAGGAGGCCCACCTCGACCTGTCCCTCGGTGCGGATCTGCTGGCCGCCGCCCTCCGCGGCGGAACCGCGGTGGACCAGTCGATCAGCGCGGTCGCCGAGGCGCTCGGCGGCCCGCTCGGCGATCGGCTCCAGCGGACCGCCCGATCACTTCGGCTCGGCGCCGAACCCGCCGAGGCGTGGGCGCACCTGGCCGGCGTGCCGCAGGCCGAGCGCCTGGTCGCCGCGGCCGTCCGGTCCAGCGCGAGCGGCGGCGCGCTGGCCGGAGCCCTGGAGCGGCTCGCCGGTGACCTGCGCGCCGACCGCGCGGTGGCGATCGAGGCCGCCGCCCAGCGCGCCGGTGTCCTGATCGTGCTGCCGCTCGGGCTGTGCTTCCTGCCGGCGTTCCTGATCACCGGGCTGATGCCCACGGTGATCGCGATCCTCGGCGACGTCCTGTGA
- a CDS encoding type II secretion system F family protein, translated as MSWVLAGVLIAGAVLVAWTGESARNRLPGRRGRIDVTGLRRTVLGFLDGSVWRPVLAGSASAGALAGLSGGPVAGPVAAIYAGLAVYEWRRRAGRKRAAGQRAAHLDDLASLVADLRAGIPPAAVATSSIGSGRIRRLTEAVWRLAERTGAPAADLLERIESDARAAERSARTAHAHAAGTQTTAVMLAALPLAGIALGHAIGADPSGILLHTPLGAACVFAAMVLQCAGLKWAQRLTEGATR; from the coding sequence GTGAGCTGGGTGCTCGCCGGGGTTCTGATCGCCGGGGCGGTGCTGGTCGCCTGGACGGGGGAGTCGGCCCGGAATCGGCTGCCCGGCCGGCGGGGACGGATCGACGTGACCGGGCTACGGCGTACCGTCCTAGGCTTTCTCGACGGATCGGTGTGGCGGCCGGTGCTCGCCGGGTCCGCGTCGGCCGGGGCCCTGGCCGGGTTGTCCGGTGGGCCGGTCGCCGGACCGGTCGCGGCGATCTATGCCGGACTGGCCGTGTACGAGTGGCGTCGCCGGGCCGGACGGAAGCGGGCGGCCGGGCAGCGGGCCGCCCACCTCGACGACCTGGCGTCCCTCGTCGCCGACCTGCGGGCGGGTATCCCGCCCGCGGCCGTCGCGACGTCGTCCATCGGCTCCGGCCGGATCAGGCGGTTGACCGAGGCCGTGTGGCGACTCGCCGAACGCACTGGCGCGCCCGCTGCTGACCTGCTCGAACGGATCGAGTCGGATGCCCGGGCGGCCGAGCGGTCGGCCCGGACCGCGCACGCTCACGCGGCCGGCACCCAGACCACGGCGGTCATGTTGGCCGCCCTACCGCTGGCCGGGATCGCGCTCGGTCACGCGATCGGCGCCGATCCCTCGGGCATCCTGCTGCACACGCCGCTCGGTGCCGCCTGCGTGTTCGCGGCGATGGTCCTGCAGTGCGCGGGGCTGAAGTGGGCGCAGCGACTCACCGAGGGAGCGACCCGATGA
- a CDS encoding TadA family conjugal transfer-associated ATPase: MTVADRVRRRFAYDGSEATPAAVVTAVRQDNAVLGDTAVLRMASRVRDELIGAGPLAPLLADPRVTDVLVNDLRVWVDRGAGLELTTIRFTDSAEVRRLAQRLVAACGRRLDDGQPYADARLPDGTRLHAVLPPIATDGPHLSLRTFRQRPFRLDDLVRHGTVPADAAEVLATVVAGRLAYLVTGGTGSGKTTLLATLLGLVPPTERIVLVEDAAELRPVHPHVVALQARTANVEGAGAIGLSDLVRQALRMRPDRLVIGECRGAEIVDLLGALNTGHEGGAGTLHANAPADVPARLEALGLLGGLPRAALHAQVVAALQVVLQVRRTAGGRLLESIGVLVPSGEDRLATVVPAWRREHGPGPGAPMLARLLADRGETVPAALRSPVRSS, from the coding sequence ATGACCGTCGCCGATCGGGTGCGCAGGCGGTTCGCGTACGACGGGAGCGAGGCGACACCGGCCGCGGTGGTGACCGCCGTCCGCCAGGACAACGCGGTGCTCGGCGACACGGCGGTGCTGCGAATGGCCAGCCGGGTCCGGGACGAGCTGATCGGCGCCGGGCCACTCGCCCCACTGCTCGCCGACCCGCGGGTCACCGACGTACTGGTGAATGATCTACGGGTCTGGGTCGACCGGGGTGCCGGGCTGGAACTCACCACGATCCGGTTCACCGACTCGGCCGAGGTGCGGCGGCTCGCCCAGCGGCTCGTCGCGGCGTGCGGGCGGCGGCTCGACGACGGGCAGCCCTACGCCGACGCCCGGCTGCCCGACGGGACCCGCCTGCACGCCGTGCTGCCGCCGATCGCCACCGACGGGCCGCACCTGTCGCTGCGCACCTTCCGGCAGCGGCCGTTCCGACTCGACGACCTGGTCCGGCACGGGACGGTACCGGCGGACGCGGCCGAGGTGCTGGCCACTGTGGTCGCCGGGCGGCTGGCCTACCTGGTGACCGGTGGTACCGGCAGCGGCAAGACGACACTGCTGGCCACCCTGCTCGGGCTGGTGCCGCCGACCGAGCGGATCGTGCTGGTCGAGGACGCCGCCGAACTCCGGCCGGTGCACCCGCATGTGGTGGCGCTCCAGGCGCGTACCGCCAACGTGGAGGGCGCCGGCGCGATCGGCCTCAGCGATCTGGTCCGGCAGGCGCTACGGATGCGGCCCGACCGGCTGGTCATCGGTGAGTGCCGTGGTGCCGAGATCGTCGACCTGCTCGGCGCGCTCAACACCGGACACGAGGGCGGAGCCGGGACGCTGCACGCCAACGCGCCCGCTGACGTGCCGGCTCGACTCGAAGCGCTCGGCCTGCTCGGGGGACTTCCGCGGGCGGCGCTGCACGCCCAGGTGGTTGCCGCGCTTCAGGTGGTTCTTCAAGTTCGGCGTACGGCCGGCGGGCGCCTCCTCGAGTCGATCGGTGTGCTCGTGCCCTCCGGCGAGGACCGGCTGGCCACCGTGGTTCCGGCGTGGCGACGGGAGCACGGGCCCGGACCGGGTGCCCCGATGCTGGCCCGTCTGCTGGCCGACCGTGGTGAGACCGTCCCGGCCGCCCTGCGCTCACCGGTGCGGTCGTCGTGA